Proteins co-encoded in one Pseudarthrobacter chlorophenolicus A6 genomic window:
- a CDS encoding intradiol ring-cleavage dioxygenase codes for MTSLPPHESGPGEQQPHPNHDRGLEFDLSTMLSRRSLGLFLGAGGAAAALAACTPGGSSTAGQPSSSAATAAASASASPSAANSASATPSPTLTRAIAECGVEIPQETAGPFPGDGSNGPNVLEASGVVRKDITSSFGSASATAEGVPLTFTLTLLDNANGCTPMAGAAVYVWHCDRDGKYSMYDSSLSNENYLRGVQEADSNGQVTFTSIFPGAYSGRWPHIHFEVFESMNNATAAGQVLAVSQIALTQAACDDVYATAGYERSVTNMLRTTLQSDNVFGDDGGIYQLATMAGSAAEGYTAGLNVTI; via the coding sequence ATGACTTCACTTCCGCCGCATGAATCCGGTCCCGGGGAACAGCAGCCCCACCCGAACCACGACAGGGGGCTGGAGTTCGACCTGTCCACGATGCTGAGCCGGCGGTCGCTGGGACTGTTCCTTGGCGCCGGCGGTGCCGCGGCTGCCCTGGCCGCCTGCACGCCGGGAGGTTCCTCGACGGCCGGCCAGCCGTCGTCGTCCGCTGCCACCGCCGCAGCAAGCGCGTCCGCGTCCCCGTCCGCGGCGAACTCCGCCAGTGCCACTCCTTCTCCCACGCTGACCCGCGCCATCGCCGAATGCGGGGTGGAGATCCCGCAGGAAACGGCGGGACCGTTCCCCGGGGACGGTTCCAACGGCCCCAACGTTCTGGAAGCGTCCGGCGTGGTCCGCAAAGACATCACGTCCAGCTTCGGCTCGGCCTCTGCCACCGCGGAAGGTGTCCCGCTGACATTTACGCTGACCCTGCTGGACAACGCCAACGGCTGCACCCCCATGGCCGGCGCCGCCGTGTACGTGTGGCACTGCGACCGGGACGGAAAATACTCCATGTACGACTCGAGCCTCAGCAACGAGAACTACCTCCGCGGAGTCCAGGAAGCGGATTCGAACGGCCAGGTCACTTTCACGTCCATCTTCCCCGGCGCGTACTCCGGCCGGTGGCCGCACATCCATTTCGAGGTGTTCGAGTCGATGAACAACGCGACGGCGGCGGGCCAGGTGCTGGCGGTTTCGCAGATCGCGCTCACCCAGGCGGCCTGCGACGACGTCTATGCCACGGCCGGGTACGAACGCAGCGTCACCAACATGTTGCGCACCACCCTGCAGTCGGACAACGTGTTTGGTGACGACGGCGGCATCTACCAGCTGGCCACGATGGCCGGATCCGCCGCGGAGGGGTACACGGCGGGGCTCAACGTCACCATCTAG
- a CDS encoding sensor histidine kinase codes for MNEASTAKDALVAGNWQAAASFAELNERRRGRFRRYLYEHPRVMDAVVALSYILLVAPTAVDALISGKWLAATLLGAVAGALFLRRFHPVGLVAFVAVMEVAVTLLHPWGSNVSTGLWFSLYSVAVVHTRRFALITMAAATAPLALLYLLAAVGPMENSFVQDQGANPADFHLLTSIATGATIALSNVIATGIGIGVKQRREHEQQVAAWAARTARLASVNERNRIAREMHDVVAHSLTVMISLSDGAGVVVRKSPERAGEVLGELSRTGRTALADMRRVLGVLRDDAGTAAPRTPLAAGQSLAKLLEGFRTAGLPLHYSYTGPALPKDAAFQLTVYRIVQESLTNVLRYGRSLGRVDVDIARQGATVTIDVHDDGAGGSAHRTDDGGAQADAPAGAGLPFGTGQGLAGMAERARIYSGTVTAGPGGRGWHVHAVLTCPAEERPEPITAPPNSKARHD; via the coding sequence ATGAACGAAGCATCAACGGCGAAGGACGCGCTGGTCGCCGGCAACTGGCAGGCCGCCGCGTCCTTTGCCGAGCTTAACGAGAGGCGCCGGGGCAGGTTCCGGCGCTACCTCTACGAACACCCTCGCGTCATGGACGCCGTGGTGGCGCTCAGCTACATCCTGCTCGTGGCGCCTACCGCAGTGGATGCGCTGATCTCCGGCAAGTGGCTGGCAGCCACGCTGCTGGGGGCTGTGGCCGGAGCGCTGTTCCTGCGGCGCTTCCACCCGGTGGGGCTGGTGGCCTTCGTGGCGGTCATGGAAGTCGCCGTGACGCTGCTGCACCCCTGGGGGTCCAACGTCTCCACGGGCCTGTGGTTCTCGCTGTATTCCGTGGCGGTGGTGCACACCCGGCGGTTCGCGCTCATCACCATGGCGGCAGCCACGGCACCGCTCGCGCTTCTCTACCTTCTGGCCGCCGTGGGGCCCATGGAGAACTCCTTCGTCCAGGACCAGGGCGCCAACCCGGCGGACTTCCACCTGCTCACCAGCATCGCCACCGGTGCCACCATCGCACTGTCCAACGTCATCGCCACGGGCATCGGCATCGGGGTCAAGCAGCGACGTGAACATGAGCAGCAGGTTGCTGCGTGGGCCGCACGGACGGCCCGGCTTGCGTCCGTCAACGAACGCAACCGGATCGCCCGGGAAATGCACGACGTGGTGGCCCACTCGCTGACGGTGATGATCAGCCTCTCGGACGGCGCCGGCGTCGTGGTCCGGAAAAGCCCCGAACGGGCCGGCGAGGTGCTGGGCGAACTGTCCCGGACGGGGCGGACAGCGCTGGCGGACATGCGCCGGGTGCTGGGCGTGCTGCGCGACGACGCCGGAACGGCCGCCCCGAGGACTCCGCTGGCGGCGGGGCAGAGCCTGGCGAAGCTGCTGGAGGGTTTCCGCACCGCCGGGTTGCCGCTGCATTATTCGTATACCGGCCCGGCCCTGCCCAAGGATGCCGCGTTCCAGCTCACCGTGTACCGGATCGTGCAGGAATCGCTCACCAACGTGCTCCGCTACGGGCGGTCCCTGGGACGGGTGGACGTGGACATCGCCCGCCAGGGCGCCACGGTGACCATAGACGTGCACGACGACGGCGCAGGCGGGAGTGCCCACCGCACCGATGACGGAGGTGCCCAGGCCGATGCACCGGCGGGCGCGGGCCTGCCGTTCGGGACCGGACAAGGGCTCGCCGGCATGGCCGAGAGGGCCCGGATCTACTCCGGAACCGTGACCGCCGGGCCGGGCGGGCGCGGCTGGCACGTCCACGCCGTGCTGACCTGCCCGGCCGAGGAACGCCCCGAACCGATCACCGCACCCCCGAACTCCAAGGCAAGGCATGACTGA
- a CDS encoding response regulator — MTEDAPITVLLVDDQPLLRMGFRLILEGEDDLHIVGEASDGAEAVKLVRNLTPDVVLMDVRMPVLDGIEATRAITAEGSPARIIILTTFDVDEYAFAGLQAGASAFLLKDVAPSELIQAVRVVASGDAVVAPRVTQRLLETYVRGAAAPAPAAQAPDPLLGDLTPRETEMLEAMAEGLSNAEIAHRYFLSEATVKTHVRRILTKLHLRDRVQAVVYAYETGLVVPSNPDY; from the coding sequence ATGACTGAAGACGCACCGATCACCGTCCTGCTGGTGGATGACCAGCCCCTCCTGCGGATGGGATTCCGCCTGATCCTGGAGGGCGAGGACGACCTGCACATCGTGGGTGAAGCCTCCGACGGCGCCGAAGCCGTGAAGCTCGTCCGGAACCTTACCCCGGACGTGGTGCTTATGGACGTCCGGATGCCCGTGCTGGACGGCATCGAAGCCACCCGGGCCATTACTGCCGAAGGGTCCCCGGCCCGCATCATCATCCTCACCACCTTTGACGTGGACGAGTACGCGTTCGCCGGGCTGCAGGCAGGGGCGTCCGCGTTCCTGCTCAAGGACGTGGCGCCGTCGGAACTCATCCAGGCCGTGCGCGTGGTGGCCAGCGGGGACGCAGTGGTGGCGCCGAGGGTCACCCAGCGCCTGCTGGAAACGTACGTCCGCGGTGCGGCAGCCCCGGCCCCCGCCGCGCAGGCTCCGGACCCCCTGCTGGGGGACCTGACGCCGCGGGAGACCGAGATGCTCGAGGCCATGGCGGAGGGGCTGTCCAACGCCGAGATCGCGCACCGGTACTTCCTGTCCGAGGCCACGGTGAAAACGCATGTGCGCCGGATCCTCACCAAGCTGCACCTCAGGGACCGGGTGCAGGCGGTGGTGTACGCGTACGAGACTGGGCTGGTGGTGCCCAGCAATCCGGACTACTGA
- a CDS encoding M18 family aminopeptidase yields MPNQSPATDHIQDLGAFVSASPSSFHAAHEAGRRLADAGFTRLDELEPWDGGAGRFFIIRDGALIAWVVPENAGPTTGFHILGAHTDSPSFKLKPKPTTGAYGWLQAGVEVYGGPLLNSWLDRELRLAGRLVMLDGTEHLAATGPLLRFPQLAIHLDRAVNDGLTLDKQRHMNPVWGLGNPADFDVLRVLASSVEGASVDPARIGGYDVVIADTQAPAVFGGSGEFFASGRLDNLSSTHAGLAALIAHASSGSADAAAPIAVLAAFDHEEIGSNSRSGACGPILEDVLVRISDGLGASVSQRRQALAASFCVSADAGHAVHPNYAERHDPANHPVLNGGPLLKINANQRYATDAPGAALWARLCGEAGVPYQEFVSNNAIPCGSTIGPLTATRLGIRTVDVGVALLSMHSARELCGVEDPWRLAAVAELFFGTAS; encoded by the coding sequence ATGCCTAACCAATCCCCTGCCACAGACCACATCCAGGACCTTGGCGCTTTCGTCAGCGCATCGCCGTCGAGCTTCCACGCGGCCCACGAGGCCGGACGGCGGCTGGCGGACGCGGGATTCACCCGGCTTGACGAGCTGGAGCCGTGGGACGGCGGGGCCGGCAGGTTCTTCATCATCCGGGACGGGGCGCTGATCGCCTGGGTGGTTCCGGAGAACGCCGGTCCCACCACCGGGTTCCACATCCTGGGCGCCCACACGGACTCGCCGTCCTTCAAGCTCAAGCCCAAACCCACTACCGGTGCCTACGGCTGGCTCCAGGCCGGGGTGGAAGTCTACGGCGGCCCGCTGCTGAACTCCTGGCTGGACCGGGAACTGCGGCTGGCCGGCCGGCTGGTGATGCTGGACGGCACCGAGCACCTGGCCGCCACTGGGCCGCTGCTGCGGTTCCCCCAGCTGGCCATCCACCTGGACCGTGCCGTCAACGACGGGCTGACGCTCGACAAGCAGCGGCACATGAACCCGGTGTGGGGGCTGGGTAACCCGGCGGACTTCGACGTCCTGCGGGTACTGGCCTCCTCCGTGGAAGGCGCGTCCGTTGATCCGGCCCGCATTGGAGGTTACGACGTCGTCATCGCGGACACGCAGGCACCCGCGGTTTTCGGGGGGTCGGGTGAGTTCTTCGCTTCCGGGCGGTTGGACAACCTTTCCTCCACGCACGCCGGGCTCGCGGCGCTGATAGCGCACGCTTCGTCCGGGTCCGCCGACGCTGCTGCTCCGATTGCTGTGCTGGCCGCCTTCGACCACGAGGAGATCGGCTCCAACTCGCGCTCCGGCGCCTGCGGCCCCATCCTCGAGGACGTGCTGGTGCGGATCTCCGACGGCCTCGGCGCTTCGGTGAGCCAGCGGCGGCAGGCCCTGGCGGCGTCGTTCTGTGTTTCCGCCGATGCCGGCCACGCTGTCCACCCGAACTACGCCGAGCGGCACGACCCCGCCAACCACCCCGTCCTCAACGGCGGGCCGCTGCTGAAGATCAACGCGAACCAGCGCTACGCTACGGACGCCCCCGGGGCAGCGCTGTGGGCCCGGCTGTGCGGTGAAGCGGGCGTGCCCTACCAGGAGTTCGTGTCCAACAACGCGATCCCGTGCGGCTCCACCATCGGCCCCCTGACTGCTACGCGGCTGGGAATCCGGACCGTTGATGTGGGTGTCGCGCTGCTGTCCATGCACTCCGCCCGCGAGCTGTGCGGCGTGGAGGATCCTTGGCGGCTGGCGGCTGTGGCTGAGCTGTTCTTCGGGACGGCTTCCTAA
- a CDS encoding ABC transporter ATP-binding protein: MIEATDLAKAYGGKTAVAGVSFTVRAGQVTGFLGPNGAGKSTTMRMIMGLDRPTSGSVTVNGLPYAQHKAPLHEVGALLDAKAVHTSRSAYNHLLAMAATHGIPKARVHEVIEMTGLEAVAKKKAGGFSLGMGQRLGIAAALLGDPQTLILDEPVNGLDPEGVLWVRNLVRYLANQGKTVFLSSHLMSEMAQTADHLIVIGRGRIIADAPVKDIIAGTRQAKTLVRTDNALQLQSLLAGNGVTVDQSEPETLTVTGLDPRQIARVALDNSVLVYELTPQVSSLEDAYFDLTKDEVEYHSHLAGGPAGSQPQAAPATAGK, translated from the coding sequence ATGATTGAGGCAACAGACCTGGCCAAGGCCTACGGCGGAAAGACCGCCGTGGCCGGGGTCAGTTTCACAGTCCGGGCCGGACAGGTTACGGGCTTCCTGGGACCCAACGGCGCCGGGAAGTCCACCACCATGCGCATGATCATGGGACTGGACCGGCCGACGTCGGGCTCCGTCACGGTGAACGGACTGCCCTACGCCCAGCACAAGGCACCGCTGCACGAGGTAGGCGCCCTGCTCGATGCCAAGGCAGTACACACCAGCCGCAGCGCCTACAACCACCTGCTGGCCATGGCCGCGACGCACGGTATCCCCAAGGCCCGGGTCCACGAGGTCATTGAGATGACCGGCCTGGAGGCTGTGGCCAAGAAGAAGGCCGGCGGCTTCTCGCTGGGCATGGGACAGCGGCTGGGCATCGCCGCCGCCCTCTTGGGGGACCCGCAAACACTGATCCTCGACGAGCCGGTCAACGGCCTGGACCCCGAAGGCGTGCTGTGGGTACGCAACCTGGTCCGCTACCTGGCGAACCAGGGCAAGACCGTGTTCCTGTCCTCGCACCTGATGAGCGAAATGGCCCAGACCGCGGACCACCTCATTGTCATTGGGCGCGGCAGGATCATCGCCGATGCCCCCGTGAAGGACATCATTGCCGGGACCCGCCAGGCCAAGACCCTGGTCCGCACCGACAATGCCCTGCAGCTGCAGTCGTTGCTGGCAGGAAACGGCGTGACGGTGGACCAGAGCGAGCCTGAAACCCTGACTGTCACCGGCCTGGATCCGCGGCAGATCGCCCGGGTGGCCCTGGACAACAGCGTGCTGGTCTACGAACTCACACCCCAGGTCTCCTCCCTGGAGGACGCCTACTTCGACCTCACCAAGGACGAAGTGGAATACCACTCGCACCTGGCAGGCGGCCCTGCGGGCAGCCAGCCGCAGGCAGCCCCGGCGACGGCAGGAAAGTAA
- a CDS encoding ABC transporter permease, protein MSTHTQTPAVPARSSAGSHGVTFGGVLRSEWIKLWSLLSTRILLLLTLVAIVGVGALSVLIRYTYVDEISRNAREQGQPMTPEMLEKSFPPGSGFDLYNLPNAGLQIGILILGSLAVLFMSSEYATGMIRSTMNAVPRRTPAFAAKAIILAVISYVMTTVAGAATFLIAMPVFQGVGFDLDWSTEGVLYSVFTGGLYVAGVALIGLSLGTLLRNSAGGITVLVGIFFVLSIAASFLTLIPGDFWKYVPQYIPNEVGGRFLSIGHTDGVIDPWQGGLLFLGYVLLFLVPAVIVLKNRDV, encoded by the coding sequence ATGAGCACGCATACCCAAACCCCTGCCGTACCCGCCCGTTCCTCCGCAGGTTCGCACGGCGTCACCTTCGGCGGCGTCCTGCGCTCCGAGTGGATCAAGCTCTGGTCCCTGCTGTCCACCCGAATCCTGCTGCTGTTGACGCTGGTTGCGATCGTCGGCGTCGGCGCCCTATCGGTCCTGATCCGCTACACCTATGTAGACGAAATCTCCCGCAATGCGAGGGAACAGGGCCAGCCCATGACCCCGGAAATGCTGGAGAAGTCCTTTCCGCCCGGATCCGGATTCGACCTGTACAACCTGCCCAACGCCGGCCTTCAGATCGGTATCCTCATCCTGGGCTCGCTGGCGGTGCTGTTCATGTCCTCCGAGTACGCCACCGGTATGATCCGCTCCACCATGAACGCCGTCCCGCGCCGCACCCCGGCCTTCGCGGCCAAGGCCATCATCCTGGCCGTGATCTCCTACGTCATGACCACCGTCGCCGGTGCTGCGACCTTCCTGATCGCCATGCCGGTGTTCCAAGGCGTCGGGTTCGACCTTGACTGGTCCACAGAGGGTGTCCTTTACAGCGTCTTCACCGGCGGCCTCTATGTGGCGGGTGTGGCCCTGATCGGTCTGTCCCTGGGGACCCTGCTGCGGAACTCGGCCGGTGGAATCACGGTGCTGGTGGGCATTTTCTTCGTCCTTTCCATCGCCGCCAGTTTCCTGACGCTCATCCCGGGTGACTTCTGGAAGTACGTGCCGCAGTACATTCCCAATGAGGTGGGTGGCCGGTTCCTCTCCATTGGCCACACGGACGGCGTGATTGACCCCTGGCAGGGCGGCCTGCTGTTCCTCGGTTACGTGCTGCTGTTCCTGGTACCTGCAGTGATCGTGCTCAAGAATCGCGACGTCTGA